A part of Marinobacter psychrophilus genomic DNA contains:
- the mutS gene encoding DNA mismatch repair protein MutS: MSAAHTESSKITPMMQQYLKIKGQHPNELVFYRMGDFYELFYDDAKKASELMDITLTARGQSGGNPIPMAGIPYHAAEGYIARLVRAGQSIAICEQMGDPATSKGPVDRQVVRIVTPGTLSDDAYLEDRRDNLLVAIYHHKQHFGFSSLDISSGRFAVSELDSPEALQGELQRLRPAEILISEDFPFTDLLEGFTGIRRQGPWLFEPDTARRVITQQLQVRDLTGFGCEDMHLAVCAAGCLLQYARETQRTALPHIRKLSRERREDAVIMDAASRRNLEIDTNLMGGTQYTLAWVMDRTATAMGGRQLRRWLNRPLRDVAMVRQRQQAVSALLKDFDYEPIHNQLKSIGDIERILARVALRSARPRDLARLRDAFAVLPDLQKSMAAVDSTHVSELATAVGEYPQLADLLGRAIIDNPPVVIREGGVIADGFDAELDDLRNISENAGQYLLDVETREKQRTGISTLKVGYNRVHGYYIEISRLQSAQAPADYIRRQTLKNAERFITPELKEFEDKALSAKSRALAREKALWDGVLETVAAELAPLQDAAQALAELDVLSNFAERASSLRLCAPQFSDEPGLQIEEGRHPVVEQLLDDPFVPNNLLIDAKRRMLVITGPNMGGKSTYMRQVALIALLAYTGSFVPADSAVLGPVDRIFTRMGSSDDIAGGRSTFMVEMTETANILHNATKHSLVLMDEVGRGTSTFDGLSLAWATAEYLARDILCYTLFATHYFELTQLADELEHAVNVHLTATEHDDSIVFLHNVHEGPASQSYGLQVAKLAGVPLEVIRNAKAQLANLEGASATLDAKRPTNGLPHKVTRRATAIAESTAFQGDMFARLEPSALELAVSALNLDDMTPRQALEHLYQLKQQLKT, translated from the coding sequence AATAAAGGGCCAACATCCCAACGAGCTGGTGTTCTACCGCATGGGAGATTTTTACGAGCTGTTTTATGACGACGCTAAAAAAGCCTCGGAACTGATGGATATCACCCTGACCGCCCGCGGCCAATCGGGGGGAAATCCGATCCCCATGGCGGGCATTCCGTACCATGCGGCTGAGGGTTACATTGCCCGCCTGGTGCGTGCAGGTCAATCTATTGCAATTTGTGAACAGATGGGTGATCCGGCCACCAGCAAAGGCCCTGTCGATCGCCAAGTGGTGCGCATTGTCACCCCCGGCACCCTGAGCGACGACGCTTACTTGGAAGACCGCCGTGACAACCTGCTGGTGGCGATTTATCACCATAAGCAGCACTTCGGTTTTTCCTCTCTGGATATTTCCAGTGGCCGCTTCGCAGTGTCAGAGCTGGACAGCCCTGAGGCCTTGCAAGGCGAACTGCAACGGCTGCGTCCGGCGGAGATTTTGATCAGCGAAGACTTTCCTTTTACCGATTTACTGGAAGGCTTTACCGGCATTCGTCGCCAGGGGCCCTGGCTGTTCGAACCCGACACCGCGCGACGGGTGATTACCCAGCAATTGCAGGTGCGCGACCTGACCGGTTTTGGCTGTGAAGATATGCACTTAGCCGTGTGCGCCGCCGGTTGCCTGCTGCAATACGCACGGGAAACCCAGCGCACCGCCCTGCCCCACATTCGCAAACTCAGCCGCGAACGCCGCGAAGACGCTGTCATTATGGACGCTGCCAGCCGTCGCAACCTGGAAATTGACACCAACCTTATGGGAGGCACCCAGTACACTTTGGCCTGGGTAATGGACCGCACTGCCACAGCCATGGGTGGGCGGCAGCTGAGGCGTTGGTTGAACCGTCCGCTACGCGATGTGGCGATGGTCCGTCAGCGCCAGCAGGCGGTCAGCGCACTATTGAAAGATTTTGACTATGAACCGATTCACAACCAGCTGAAATCCATCGGCGATATAGAACGCATTCTGGCGCGCGTGGCGCTGCGTTCGGCACGGCCCCGTGACCTGGCGCGGCTGCGGGATGCGTTTGCCGTGTTACCCGATTTGCAAAAATCTATGGCTGCGGTTGATTCCACCCACGTCAGCGAGCTTGCCACGGCTGTTGGCGAATATCCGCAGTTAGCGGATTTGCTGGGCCGGGCAATCATCGATAACCCACCGGTAGTGATTCGTGAAGGCGGGGTAATTGCAGACGGGTTTGACGCCGAACTGGACGACTTGCGCAACATCAGCGAAAACGCTGGCCAGTATCTGTTGGACGTAGAAACACGCGAAAAACAGCGTACTGGCATCAGCACCCTAAAAGTGGGCTACAACAGGGTACATGGCTATTACATTGAAATCAGCCGCTTACAATCGGCCCAGGCGCCTGCGGATTATATTCGCCGGCAAACCCTGAAAAACGCCGAGCGTTTTATTACCCCGGAACTAAAAGAGTTTGAAGACAAGGCTCTAAGCGCCAAAAGTCGTGCCTTGGCTCGGGAAAAAGCCCTGTGGGATGGGGTTCTGGAGACGGTCGCGGCAGAACTTGCACCGCTGCAAGATGCCGCTCAAGCGCTGGCCGAGCTGGACGTGCTAAGCAACTTTGCCGAGCGCGCCTCCAGTTTGCGCCTTTGTGCACCGCAGTTCAGCGATGAACCCGGCCTGCAGATTGAGGAAGGCCGGCACCCGGTGGTCGAGCAGCTATTAGACGATCCGTTCGTGCCTAACAATCTGCTGATAGACGCCAAACGCCGCATGCTGGTGATTACCGGCCCCAACATGGGCGGTAAATCCACCTATATGCGCCAGGTAGCACTGATCGCTTTACTGGCTTACACCGGCAGCTTTGTGCCTGCCGACAGCGCGGTGCTTGGGCCGGTAGACCGAATATTCACCCGCATGGGGTCGTCTGACGACATTGCCGGCGGGCGCTCCACGTTTATGGTGGAGATGACCGAAACCGCCAATATTCTGCACAACGCCACCAAACACAGCTTGGTGCTGATGGATGAGGTAGGCCGCGGCACCAGCACCTTTGATGGTTTGTCATTGGCCTGGGCCACGGCCGAATACTTAGCGCGGGACATTCTGTGCTACACGCTATTTGCCACCCACTATTTTGAGCTTACCCAGCTCGCGGATGAACTGGAGCACGCCGTTAACGTTCACCTGACAGCGACCGAGCACGATGACAGTATTGTGTTTCTGCACAACGTTCACGAAGGCCCCGCCAGCCAGAGCTACGGTTTGCAGGTGGCCAAACTGGCCGGCGTGCCGCTAGAGGTTATCCGCAATGCCAAAGCTCAGTTGGCGAATCTGGAAGGCGCCAGTGCAACGCTCGATGCAAAACGCCCAACCAACGGGTTACCGCACAAGGTGACGCGACGGGCGACGGCTATTGCGGAGTCAACTGCGTTTCAGGGGGATATGTTCGCCAGGCTAGAGCCCAGCGCGTTAGAGCTGGCGGTGAGCGCGCTCAACCTGGATGACATGACTCCGCGCCAGGCGCTCGAGCATCTGTATCAGCTGAAACAGCAACTTAAAACGTAG